One Candidatus Blochmannia vicinus DNA window includes the following coding sequences:
- a CDS encoding M3 family metallopeptidase, which translates to MYNNESLHSFVFPLFSSIDPKYIKESIQQVLTNCYNTVDQVVSKENITWDTLYYPLMIAENELQRTWSPIVHLNSVKHNLELRKVYEESLLLISEYKNWINQHYGLYQSYQLLQNGDSYQQLSIVQKKVINNVLCNFRLSGVDLSLKQKKRYIYITSRLSQLSLSYANNVFDATLGWSKLITEKKELSGIPEGSLENARLEAQAYGKKGWLFTLQYPSYSSVLLYCDTQVLREELYWAFNTRASDQGPNKGRWDNTIIMDEILALRHELAQMLGFNNYLEKSLMKRMIQNPEQAFNFLANLSTQICHNEYKEFLEIQNFAKTQYSCTSLNPWDLAYYREKRKQYLFSITPEELRYYFPEKTVLHGMFLVVNRIYGIFIKERYDVETWHPDVRFFDIFDDENKWMGGFYLDLYLREDKREGAWMDELVSMMYRQDDISQKPIAYLTCNFGRLDNKTSSCLLTHNDVITLFHEFGHVLHHVMTRIDVPEISGINGVPWDTVELPSQLMEKFCWEPDVLRLISAHYQTKEPLSDYIINNLLKTKTYQSSSYLLRQVIYGLFDLRIHYEYFLGKQGNALKVFNEVVKQISTHHFPKNWERFPHSFVHIFSDGYGAGYYSYLWADMLASNVWYRFKKSGTLNPKIGKLFLNKIIALGGVIDLRKCLIEFCEHAVTVESMLRYYDLPIPADNHLLT; encoded by the coding sequence ATGTATAATAATGAATCACTTCATTCTTTTGTATTTCCTCTATTTTCTTCTATTGATCCAAAATATATAAAGGAATCTATACAGCAGGTTTTGACTAATTGCTATAATACGGTAGATCAGGTTGTATCAAAAGAAAATATAACTTGGGATACGTTATATTATCCATTAATGATCGCAGAAAATGAATTGCAACGTACTTGGTCTCCGATAGTACATTTAAATTCTGTAAAACATAATTTGGAATTACGTAAAGTTTATGAAGAAAGTTTGTTACTTATATCTGAATATAAAAATTGGATCAATCAACATTATGGATTGTATCAATCTTATCAGTTATTACAGAATGGGGACTCTTATCAGCAATTAAGCATAGTACAAAAAAAAGTTATAAATAATGTTTTATGTAACTTTAGATTGTCGGGAGTTGATTTATCTCTGAAACAAAAAAAAAGATATATTTATATAACTTCTAGATTGTCACAGTTGAGTTTAAGTTATGCTAATAATGTATTTGACGCAACATTAGGTTGGAGTAAATTAATTACCGAAAAGAAGGAACTATCTGGCATACCAGAGGGTAGCTTAGAAAACGCTCGCTTAGAAGCACAAGCTTATGGGAAAAAGGGATGGTTATTTACGTTGCAATATCCTAGTTATTCTTCAGTTCTTTTATATTGCGATACCCAAGTACTTAGAGAAGAATTATATTGGGCTTTTAATACTCGTGCTTCTGATCAAGGACCTAATAAAGGAAGGTGGGATAATACTATAATAATGGATGAGATTTTGGCATTGCGCCACGAATTAGCACAAATGTTAGGATTTAATAATTATCTTGAAAAATCTTTAATGAAAAGAATGATACAAAATCCAGAACAAGCGTTTAATTTTCTTGCGAATTTATCTACTCAAATATGTCATAATGAATATAAAGAATTTTTAGAAATTCAAAATTTTGCTAAAACACAATATTCCTGTACATCTTTAAATCCGTGGGATCTTGCATATTATAGAGAGAAACGAAAACAATATCTTTTTTCTATTACTCCTGAAGAGTTACGTTACTATTTTCCTGAAAAAACAGTGCTTCATGGGATGTTTTTAGTAGTGAATCGTATTTATGGAATCTTTATTAAAGAACGTTATGATGTAGAAACATGGCATCCTGATGTACGATTTTTTGATATTTTTGATGATGAAAATAAATGGATGGGAGGATTTTATTTAGATCTCTATCTTAGAGAAGATAAACGTGAAGGTGCATGGATGGACGAATTAGTAAGCATGATGTATCGACAAGACGATATTAGTCAAAAACCTATTGCATATCTAACTTGTAATTTCGGTCGTTTAGACAATAAAACATCGTCATGTTTGTTGACACATAACGATGTAATTACTTTATTTCATGAGTTTGGGCATGTATTACATCATGTTATGACACGCATCGATGTTCCGGAAATATCTGGAATTAACGGGGTGCCTTGGGATACAGTAGAATTACCCAGTCAACTTATGGAAAAATTTTGTTGGGAACCTGATGTATTACGACTAATTTCTGCGCATTATCAAACAAAAGAACCATTGTCTGACTATATAATAAATAATTTATTAAAAACAAAAACATATCAATCATCGTCTTATCTTTTACGTCAAGTGATATACGGATTGTTTGATTTACGAATACACTATGAATATTTTTTAGGAAAACAGGGAAATGCATTGAAAGTATTTAACGAAGTAGTAAAACAAATATCGACACATCATTTTCCAAAAAATTGGGAACGGTTTCCTCACTCTTTTGTTCATATTTTTTCTGATGGTTATGGGGCAGGATATTATAGTTACTTATGGGCAGATATGTTAGCATCTAATGTTTGGTATCGTTTTAAAAAATCAGGTACTCTTAATCCAAAAATAGGAAAATTATTTCTTAATAAGATTATTGCATTAGGGGGAGTTATTGATTTAAGAAAATGTCTTATAGAATTCTGTGAACACGCAGTAACAGTAGAATCTATGTTACGATACTATGATCTTCCTATACCTGCTGATAATCATTTGTTGACGT
- a CDS encoding Fe-Mn family superoxide dismutase, producing the protein MSFTLPSLTYPYHALEPFFDEQTMKIHHTKHHQAYIDNANAALADLPEFSNLSIIELIQKLNNLPNQKKTILRNNAGGHINHSLFWKFLKKNTTLQGSLKDAIEYNFSSISFFKDRFEKTAISHFGSGWVWLIKQYNTLSIVSTANQDNPLMGTDISGTNGYPILGLDIWEHAYYLKYQNRRLDYIKSFWNVVNWDEVSAQFNQV; encoded by the coding sequence ATGAGTTTTACATTACCTTCTTTAACTTATCCATATCATGCTTTAGAACCATTTTTTGATGAACAAACTATGAAGATTCATCATACAAAGCATCATCAAGCGTACATTGATAATGCTAACGCAGCACTAGCCGATTTACCTGAATTTTCTAATTTATCTATTATAGAATTAATACAAAAATTGAATAATTTACCTAATCAAAAAAAAACTATATTACGTAATAATGCTGGAGGCCATATCAATCATAGCCTTTTTTGGAAATTTCTTAAAAAGAATACTACGCTTCAAGGATCATTAAAAGATGCAATAGAATACAATTTTTCAAGTATATCTTTTTTTAAAGATCGTTTTGAAAAAACTGCTATCAGTCATTTTGGATCTGGTTGGGTATGGTTAATAAAACAATACAATACTTTATCTATAGTATCTACTGCTAATCAAGATAACCCATTAATGGGAACAGATATCTCTGGAACAAATGGATACCCAATTCTTGGATTAGATATTTGGGAACATGCTTATTATTTAAAATATCAAAATCGTCGATTAGATTATATTAAATCTTTTTGGAATGTAGTTAACTGGGATGAAGTATCTGCACAATTTAACCAAGTATAA
- the glyS gene encoding glycine--tRNA ligase subunit beta, whose protein sequence is MKKYTFLVEIGTEPLPSKLLKKLGKNFFYQIISGLKKNNFICDQVNWYASACRLAVKASIRIKRNHYDSTIFTNQIDSDDIRNKCVKNIYNQENFITSKMNIQGSKQTDNYQEILKCDDNVAVHKNYEHLFCEIISTALEKLNSYTMMRWGNIDIPFVRPVRTMTILLDTYLIKGCFFGIQTNRMLRGNRFMQDNKIVLEHADDYPDILTKNGWVIADYVVRKNVIRSAVEKEAEKLGGVIDTQDNNLLEEVTSLVEWPVILSGRFNDKFLELPHEVILHIMRYDQRYFSVYNVINGMLLPYFIFVANTISNNCEKIIIGHENVITPRLMDAEFFLRNDNKCRLEDYIPKLNSVLFHRKLGTLRDKSWRIEELSGWIANQIDVDIQQTKRAGHLCKCDLMSNMVFEFPSTQGTIGMYYARRDGESEKIAVAQQEHYQPRFSEDKLPTTYVSCAVSIADKIDTISGIFGIKEFPKGNRDPFALKRSAIGILRILIDKKLPLNLLSLIKKSVELYGEQLINAEVVNDIYNFMCNRLFSWYSTRGYRSDIVRAVLNVESANIAEVDARIEAVTNFCKLKKEENIKLNLIYKRILNIVSKKQISYNDDVKFYLFTMPEEINLAMQVISIEKKLQELCTQHRYYDALVVMIKIFSAVNMFFDNVMIMDKNENVQINRLTLLNKAKKLFLKVADVSLLHL, encoded by the coding sequence ATGAAAAAGTATACCTTTTTAGTAGAGATTGGTACTGAACCGTTGCCATCGAAACTTTTAAAAAAATTAGGAAAAAACTTTTTTTATCAGATTATCAGCGGTTTAAAAAAGAATAATTTTATTTGCGATCAGGTTAATTGGTATGCATCTGCCTGTCGTTTAGCGGTTAAGGCTAGTATCAGAATAAAAAGAAATCATTATGATAGCACTATATTTACTAATCAAATAGATAGTGATGATATACGTAATAAATGCGTTAAAAATATATATAATCAAGAAAATTTTATAACAAGTAAAATGAATATTCAAGGCAGTAAACAAACTGATAACTATCAAGAAATATTAAAATGTGATGATAATGTAGCAGTGCATAAAAATTATGAACATTTATTCTGTGAAATAATTAGCACTGCTTTAGAAAAATTAAATAGTTATACAATGATGCGTTGGGGAAATATAGATATTCCATTTGTTAGACCCGTACGAACTATGACTATATTGTTAGATACATATTTAATTAAAGGTTGTTTTTTTGGTATACAAACAAACCGAATGTTGCGTGGCAACAGATTTATGCAAGATAATAAAATTGTTCTTGAGCATGCAGATGATTATCCAGATATTTTGACTAAAAATGGTTGGGTAATAGCGGATTATGTTGTGCGTAAAAATGTTATACGATCTGCGGTAGAGAAAGAAGCGGAAAAACTTGGAGGCGTTATAGATACTCAGGATAATAATTTGTTGGAAGAGGTTACTTCTCTAGTAGAATGGCCTGTAATTCTTTCTGGTAGATTTAATGATAAATTTTTAGAATTACCGCATGAAGTGATACTTCATATTATGAGATACGATCAAAGATATTTTTCGGTATATAATGTTATTAATGGCATGTTGTTACCATATTTTATTTTTGTAGCAAACACTATCTCAAATAATTGTGAGAAAATTATTATTGGTCATGAGAATGTAATAACTCCACGTTTGATGGATGCAGAGTTTTTCTTAAGAAATGATAATAAATGTCGTTTAGAAGATTATATTCCTAAATTAAATTCTGTTTTATTTCATAGAAAACTTGGTACTTTACGTGATAAAAGTTGGCGTATAGAAGAATTATCTGGTTGGATAGCTAATCAAATAGATGTAGATATCCAACAAACAAAACGCGCTGGGCATTTATGTAAATGTGATCTTATGAGTAACATGGTATTTGAGTTTCCTTCAACTCAGGGTACTATCGGAATGTATTATGCTCGCCGTGATGGAGAATCAGAAAAAATAGCAGTAGCGCAACAAGAACATTATCAACCGCGATTTTCTGAAGATAAATTGCCTACAACTTATGTGTCTTGTGCTGTATCTATTGCAGATAAAATAGATACTATATCGGGTATATTTGGAATTAAAGAATTTCCAAAAGGTAATAGAGATCCATTTGCTTTAAAAAGATCTGCTATTGGAATATTACGTATTCTTATAGATAAAAAATTACCGTTAAATTTGTTATCTTTAATAAAAAAATCAGTGGAATTATACGGTGAACAACTGATTAATGCGGAAGTTGTTAACGATATCTATAATTTTATGTGTAATCGTTTATTTTCGTGGTATTCTACAAGGGGTTATAGATCAGATATTGTAAGGGCAGTTTTAAACGTTGAATCTGCTAATATAGCAGAGGTTGATGCTCGAATAGAAGCGGTAACTAATTTTTGTAAATTGAAAAAAGAAGAGAATATTAAATTAAATTTGATTTATAAAAGAATATTGAACATTGTATCAAAAAAACAAATATCATACAATGATGATGTGAAATTTTATTTGTTTACAATGCCAGAAGAAATTAATCTAGCCATGCAGGTAATTTCAATAGAAAAGAAACTGCAGGAATTATGTACTCAGCATCGTTACTACGATGCGTTAGTTGTTATGATAAAAATATTTAGCGCAGTAAATATGTTTTTTGATAATGTTATGATTATGGACAAAAATGAGAATGTACAAATTAATCGATTAACTTTATTAAATAAAGCAAAAAAATTATTTTTAAAGGTAGCAGATGTTTCGTTACTACATCTTTAA
- a CDS encoding Hsp20 family protein gives MRNFDFSPLYGSVIGFDRLVNFLEIGQNNGNYPPYNVELVSEHKYCISIVVAGFTNSELDITMHDNMLVIKGIHADSHQNSKNYLYQGITEHDFERKFQLSEHIQITGANLEYGILYIHLERILPDTLKPRRIEIK, from the coding sequence ATGCGAAATTTTGATTTTTCGCCATTATATGGGTCTGTTATTGGATTTGACAGATTGGTTAATTTTTTGGAAATTGGACAAAATAATGGAAATTATCCGCCTTATAATGTTGAATTGGTTAGTGAGCACAAATACTGTATTTCTATTGTAGTAGCTGGTTTTACAAATAGTGAATTAGATATCACAATGCATGATAATATGTTAGTAATAAAAGGAATACATGCTGATTCTCATCAAAATTCTAAAAATTATTTGTATCAAGGTATTACTGAGCATGATTTTGAAAGAAAATTTCAATTATCCGAACATATTCAAATAACAGGAGCAAATTTGGAATATGGAATTCTTTATATACATTTGGAAAGAATATTACCAGATACACTAAAACCAAGGCGTATAGAAATTAAATAG
- a CDS encoding AI-2E family transporter, with amino-acid sequence MISQDTSIMIISYIIIFTGIMIIIPLGLFPCFFSGFLTYEIIVSSASYFERFVGANRARWAAVILITVSIAIVITIVIINCTNFFTEDINNISISTEINRIFSDLKKRLPDFLPSFLPNTTEELKDQIFNWIESNLILIRNMGHTFLHGFITLLIGLVIGTLVSCTKSTQNHTNNTCFTIQLSERIYNLSQAFRNIVFAQIKISLVNTLLTSVMIFILLPLIEKSLPLGKTLIIITFILGMLPIIGNLISNIMITISALSISLSIGIIMFIYLILIHKLEYFLNAEIIGNRINANPWELILSMLFLEAIFGLEGLIAAPIFYAYLKTELRLKKLI; translated from the coding sequence ATGATTTCACAAGACACATCAATCATGATAATTTCTTATATAATAATATTTACAGGTATAATGATTATTATACCATTAGGTTTATTTCCTTGTTTTTTTTCTGGATTTTTAACTTATGAAATTATAGTATCTTCTGCATCTTACTTTGAACGTTTTGTTGGAGCAAATCGTGCTCGTTGGGCTGCTGTGATACTGATCACGGTAAGTATCGCTATTGTGATAACTATAGTAATTATTAATTGTACTAATTTTTTTACAGAAGATATTAATAATATTAGCATTTCTACTGAAATTAATCGAATCTTTTCTGATTTAAAAAAACGACTCCCCGATTTCTTACCCTCTTTCTTACCAAATACTACTGAAGAACTAAAAGATCAAATATTTAATTGGATTGAATCGAACTTAATTCTTATCCGCAATATGGGTCATACTTTTCTACACGGATTTATCACTTTACTAATAGGATTAGTAATCGGTACCCTGGTGTCTTGTACTAAATCTACACAAAATCATACTAATAATACATGTTTTACTATCCAACTATCAGAACGTATATACAACCTTTCTCAAGCGTTTCGTAATATTGTTTTTGCTCAAATTAAAATTTCTTTAGTAAATACATTATTAACATCTGTTATGATTTTTATTTTGTTACCATTAATTGAAAAATCTTTGCCATTAGGAAAAACTTTAATTATTATCACTTTTATTTTAGGTATGTTACCAATTATAGGAAATCTTATTTCTAATATTATGATCACTATTTCTGCTTTATCTATTTCATTGAGCATTGGGATAATAATGTTTATTTATTTAATATTAATTCATAAATTAGAATATTTTCTTAATGCTGAAATTATTGGAAACAGAATTAATGCTAACCCTTGGGAATTGATACTTTCAATGCTTTTTCTAGAAGCAATATTTGGTCTAGAAGGTTTAATAGCAGCTCCAATTTTTTATGCTTATTTGAAAACTGAACTACGTTTAAAAAAACTAATTTAA
- the glyQ gene encoding glycine--tRNA ligase subunit alpha: protein MHCNNNYNTFQGLIQALENYWGCRGCIIAQPLDIEVGAATSHPITFFNAIGPEPASVAYVQVSRRPMDSRYGQNPNRLQQYYQFQVIMKPSPKNMLQLYLDSLKTLGINYIKNDICFIEDNWENPTLGAWGLGWEIWLNGMEVTQFTYFQQIGGLECKPVTGEITYGLERLALFLQGINNVYDLVWGHSALRAVTYGDLFHQNELEQSVYNCEHTDIAFLFRIFSQYEHEVENLINMEQPLVIPAYERILKAIHIFNLLDARKLISITERKNYILRIRKLAKIIAETYYMFRKNLGFPTCIKKS, encoded by the coding sequence ATGCACTGTAATAATAATTACAATACTTTTCAGGGATTGATACAAGCACTAGAAAATTATTGGGGATGTCGTGGTTGTATTATAGCTCAACCATTAGATATAGAAGTTGGAGCAGCAACTTCACATCCTATTACTTTTTTTAATGCGATTGGTCCAGAACCTGCTTCAGTTGCTTATGTTCAAGTATCTCGTCGTCCTATGGATAGTCGATATGGCCAGAATCCAAATAGGTTGCAGCAATATTATCAGTTTCAAGTGATTATGAAACCTTCTCCCAAAAATATGTTGCAATTATATTTAGATTCTTTAAAAACGCTCGGAATAAATTATATAAAAAATGATATTTGTTTTATTGAAGATAATTGGGAAAACCCCACGCTCGGGGCGTGGGGTTTAGGTTGGGAAATTTGGTTAAATGGCATGGAAGTAACACAATTCACTTATTTTCAGCAAATAGGTGGGTTAGAATGTAAACCTGTTACAGGAGAAATAACTTATGGACTAGAGCGGTTAGCCTTGTTCTTACAGGGTATAAATAATGTTTATGATTTAGTCTGGGGACATAGTGCACTAAGAGCAGTTACGTATGGAGATTTGTTCCATCAGAATGAATTAGAACAATCAGTTTATAATTGTGAACATACAGATATTGCATTTTTGTTTAGAATTTTTAGTCAATATGAACATGAAGTAGAAAATTTAATTAATATGGAACAACCACTAGTTATTCCAGCATATGAACGAATTTTAAAAGCGATACATATTTTTAATTTATTAGATGCTAGAAAATTGATTTCTATTACAGAAAGAAAAAATTATATTCTACGTATTCGTAAGTTAGCAAAAATAATAGCAGAAACTTATTACATGTTTCGTAAAAATTTAGGATTCCCTACGTGTATAAAGAAATCATAA